In Puntigrus tetrazona isolate hp1 chromosome 23, ASM1883169v1, whole genome shotgun sequence, the DNA window AAGTGAATAATGCGAGCATGTGGAGATGTCTGCCAGATCAGCTGTCATATCTATCTGTTTGCAGCCATTAGCAATTATTCAGATTACGTTCATGCATGTTATTTTCCGGATGCATGTACCTGCAGGAGGCGGAGTCTTCTGGATGAACGCAGGATGACTGACAGGATCTTTCGGGGAAAACAGCGCATGGCACACTACGGAAACATAGCAAATATGTTATTATTGAGGAACGATCACTGTAGCAAAGCCTATTATGCATGATACTGAAACGTAAAAGGCAGGAAGTGGAAGAATTTACCAATTATGATAACAGCGGTGGCAGCCAAAAGAGAGAACAAAGTGAAGAACATCACTTGATAGGAGTCAATGAACTGCTGAAGAATACTGGGCCCGTCTGCTCCGTCTACTACATGTGCtacaagaaaaataaaccaGCATGGGTCAGTAtttaatgggggaaaaaaaacatggattgGATggattttagcttttatttacagtgttaAAATATCAAGACCATCTGCTATTTATAGCCTACTAATTACAAATAGTGGCAATGTTCTGCACCACTATATTGTAGTACATGATAAAACAGTGTGCAATAATAATGTATTGAGTGTAAACTATAATTTTAGTGGAATAAAATGTGACCTGTTACAACCCTAGGATTTGTCTTTAGAATAAAACAGTCTGTTATTGgcttataaaaaaacaatgcttcaCAGGGCAGCTCACATAGCAGGAAAGAAACACAGGGAGGAaaatatatcacatttaaaatgacaaatcattCATGGGTTTTCTactacatatttcagtaagagatgtcatttacattacattaagttACATGCCTTAATACCTAGGGATCAGTTTAAAACAGGtcatttgaaaacagttttttttttattctgaccattaatttatttggcttttttgtgcaaaaaatgtattaatctaaGCACGCTTCAaggaatacataaaaataaaaaaaataatccatgtCATTAGCCCTTTACCGATCTAAAGTAAAATGCTCCAAAGAACATATCATGATCAGGAcggcattaaaaaaatgaaccaTCCCACTTGTTCTTAACTATCAACACGTCTCTCACTATGCTGGCAGACAGAAGCGGAGGAACGGACCTTGCACAGAAGAGCTGCTGGCTGCGAGATGCATGACAGTCACCGGGACGTGCAGAACCTGAGCACTGGAGGCGCTGCTCACGGACACCGACGCCGTCAGAGACCCCAGCGGCCTCAGCACACTGACTGCATACCTGACGTAGCTGAGAGAGACCTCCTTCTCCTCAATCACAATCACTGGAGAACTGCTCTTCACCTGAGCGTGACACCGGTAGAGGCATAAGAGCAGAACCCATCCCATCATCTAAACTCCTAATTTATAGCTTATGGTAGCATTTACAATTTCGTAAATCATAAACCGAAGTGCATTacacttatttcaaaaaaaaaaaaacttttgagaGAGACAAGGATGCAAAGGTTACGTCTAGCTGCTGGAGCACGGCTGTCGGCCCGTAGATGGTCAGCTCTGCCGACGGCTGCTGATTGCTCAAGATGATGTCTGTCTGATCGGCGTAGATCCCTGGACTGACGGGGAGCCGGGCGCTGATCTGCTCTCCGCTGAAGACAGATCCCTGAACGCCGGCCTTCACCTCCACCTCCGTCATAGACAGGCTCAACACCTTCACTTGCTGGTCACTCATGGGCTTGAAGCTCAGCGAGCAGCTGTAGAAACCTGACGGTCGGAGCAGATACAGGTCATGGGTCACAAAGGTCACTGTGAAAAGTCAGGCAGCAGGCCTAAGTTCATGTGACAGACCTGTGCTGGCGTCGAAGGCTGTGTGAGTGTGGTAAACATCATGAGCAGAGAAGTCCACGCCGCTGCTGGTGAAGTGGAGCTGGCAGCTGATGGAGGACTCTGGGTGGAGCAGAGCCATGCTGTCGGACTGAGATGACGAGCAGCTGCCTGTGAAAGAAGAAACATGAGTGCTGcgatttaaataaatggtacACAGCACCTGACTATGAGACATTTGCTAAAACATCACTAGGAACAACTCTTAGCACGAAGATTTTTCATTAATAGGTATATTAACCCATTTCCAGATATAAGAcctattgaaataataatttcaaaattgTGCTTTCttgtacagtttaaaatatacagCCAAATTTGAACCTTCTAAAAATGCGTTGCTAGTAAGGTATCAAATTTGACCaaattctgtgtttatttttttgggagattttaatttaatctttaaatcaCTGATATGTCGAGTCCCTCTAATGCAATTCCAGCAGTGATTTGTACCTATGAGGTTGCTTCCCGTGGCCCTGGTCGACATCAAGACTTTGGAGTCTCTGTCCTTCTTCACTGCAGGAATCATGACAGATGTCTGAGATGCACCTTCAATGAGAACCTAAACAAAGCACAGAATCACAGTCTTTACATGCAGTTTAACAGGCATCGCACCTTTGAACCAAAGaattttgatgatttttctTCACAATATCTCAGGACAGATGTCCACATGATTAACTTTACCTCTCTGTAGGTGCGTAGTTGACCGGGTATCTCATAGTACACGGTGACTGAGCCCTTGTCTCTGGCTACTGCAGCTCCAGTCCTGGGATCGATCTCCAGCAGAGCACTGGAAGAAGAGCTCCACACACCTGACACACCTGCACATCAACAACCACTTCATGAGAAAACACTCACAGAAAGCCATGCATGTGTAGATGCTATCCATGTTTGTCTTACCCTCCTGATTAACAAACTGTGCAGAAAAGCAGACAACATCTCCCACGACCAGCCGCTGTGCTTCAGCTGGATAAATGGCATGCTGGACCGGCAGAGCGAGGAAATCTGCGAGTCCGGTCTGCTCTGAGTCCCAGACCCCCAGCAGAGTCAGACCCACGTTCACCGTCCGCACCGTCAGCGAGCCGTTACTCGAACCCTTACCGACCTGCACCAGATCATCCCTGCACACATCACACAGaccattaaaacacacacacacacacacacacacgtaaaaaaaaatgtataaatcagcatattgcaCAGATTTTTCCCCAATAattattacagtaatttttttattatctgcaATTACCACCATTACCAATCTAAcatgttaaatttttttttcaactgcaaCCATATCTGACATTAATTCTCTATGAAAAGATAATTACttttagtattaaataaatagataaaataaaaaataaagtaatataaaaagataaattgaAACAAATACATTGTTTCAGTCCTAGCTACTGTTAAAATTTTGATGTGAAATGTTTGGTCCATGTTTGATGatatattattgtgttattCACCTGTTGGTCGAGAAGCTGAGCAGAGAGTTGTGGCTGTGTAAGGTTTCTCCGGTGCTGTCGTGAAAGTGAACGGTGAAGGTGAGCACAGCTCCCAGCGGGATGGCAGACACGCTTTCTCTGTTTGACGTGTGCACTACTGGACTAGTGCTCAGACGCAGGTACGAGACGGTCACCACCTGACAACAAACACCAGCTATGGGTTACACCAGTACTTCACATGGTTGAGCGCTGACAGGGACTACtaaatcattcatttacagTTAAGAGCTATTATGAATTACAAGACATTATACAAAGTGGACTGTACAAAGGTGTACAGTTGATGTACagtcattaaataaattcatgaaTATGTACTGCAAGTATCACCCTGAACCAACTATTCCAAGGCatgactaaaatgaataaaaactaaggCAGTCAAATGATTGATCACAGTTAACTGCATCCAAgataagtttttatttagtgtgtactgtgtatgttatgtatttacactatattgccaaaagtattgggtcACCCACTTCAAATGAACAGGTTTAATGACTTTAACattaatacagaataaaataatgacaaatgtgtttgaaagaaaaaaagcatgttaaacAGCActgtaactgaaaaaaatacattgtatgaaCAGTATTTTCAGGGCTTGCATTATAAAGCGAAATAAaacggataaaaaaaaattcctgtcAAACATAATACATTGTATGTGTGaattgttttaaacataaatattcataGCTTACTTAAACAAGAGTATTACATTTTAGCCCCCCAAAAATGCAAGCCCTCAAAATACAAGGCAttcaaatgtatacattttttcgGTTCAACAATTCAACATAAGCTAATtgtcttagttttttttttttttttttttttttcttaatcatatattaaactgtaatataattatatgaatttgtGCATTACTACTAATCTACTAATTGTACCTTCACGGCGACAATGATGGTTTGATTGACACCGAAGGTTTCCTGTGAGCTGATCTGTAGCGAAGCTGTTCCTGTCAGAGACCCAGACGTCAGGTGACCTTTATCATCCACCTGAACGAGAGCCGCTCTGTCGGGACAGTCCAGTACACGATAGGACAGGGAGCCCAGGCCATCTCTACAGGACACAACACACTAACAATGAGCTCTTCTGAACAACACACAAAGCTCATttctaataatacatttctaatacagcaaataatattatgaaatgaatTTACAGTATTTCCTAATAATGACTGTTGTCCACGGCACTGTATAACTGAACCTACATGGATGTGCTTCTCTGTGTTGGGTCTCCCACAGTCTTTAATAGTAAGCCAATACATTTGTTTCAACTCCAATAATTTGTCTACTTCAGTTCTTCACAAACTTgttaatttaacaacataaaCGATATTTAACTGCAAGTGCCTTTGAACTGAAGACCGCTGTAATATCTGTTCTGTGGGATATATGCTGTAGTTGGGTCTAACCGTAGCTGTGTGTTGATCTAAACTGAAAGTTTCTGCTGAGGTACCTGTTGGTCTGGAGTTTGAGCAGGGAGTTTGGGGACATCAGTATCTCCTCAGCTTGAACTTCTGGGTTCAACAGCTGCAGTTTCTCATAAACCTGAAATTCAGGATGTGGCTCTCAATTCaacaaattcttcaaaatacagtGATAAAATGGCTATGATGATTTACAGCCGAACCTAAATTTTCGTACAGCGTTAAGATTTCTCAAACTACATCACAGATTAGTCGCTAGAATTTACAAAAcggtaataaaatataacaagaGTTAAACTGTGTCAGAACAAAACGTCACTTTGATAGAAAGGTATGGAATTAATTCAGTTGAATAGACATCAGcagttaaatttaaaaacacagttagATAATCTGCAGAAACTGTGTGATGCTGTCATGTCAATATGGtccaaaatctctgaggaatgtttccagtgCCTTGTTGAATCTAGGTCACGaaggattaaggcagttctatacatacacacacacacacacacacacacacacacacacacacacacacatatatatcaaaCCCAAGTCCGACCGAccacatttatttaagaaaccGATGGGAGCTAAACGTAAATGGCACTGAAGTGTGCTCATCGTTCTGGAAAAATCCCTGGGTCCTGCTGACTGATTAGGCTGCTGCTCCATTACTTTCATtcagtttatttacttattagtttactactttatattttttcctgTCTGATGATTacatgttatttcatttttataaaaactacaTCATATAAGATGGATTATTAAGGTTTCTAAACACGTTTCTCAAAATGAATGCACCAGTAGGCTACGCATCCaggaaagtttaaaagaattcAGGTCTGATCAGGTCTATTTGggaaatgcacatttatttgaattatccGAGACCCGAGGCTGCTGAAACTGAACCCGACCCATGTCCGAGACCCTCGTAGGAGTTTTGGACTCTAGTGTGAATAGCTGTGGGTCccaaattaaagcattttactGGTAGTCTGCTGTCTGAAGACTTTTCGGGTATGTCactgtttactttattttgctaaactcacatacaaaaataaattgtgtccTGCTCtcactagtaaaaaaaaacgtttaaaatgatatacattTATGGTTTGACTGCGCATagtaaaaaaaaggacaaataaaTTCAGTCTACCTGTATCTGTATCTCATCATGGAGCTCGAGGGCACCATCCTGCAGATGTCCAGCCAGAAGATCACCGCTCTTCACCACCACTCTCAGTCCTGTGCGGCCTTTACTCCGGCCAAACACACTCATGGCAAAGTTGTGTTCGGCGCTGAGCTGGACAGACGCCTGCAGGAcagatcaatatatatatatatatatatgatataaaatctTCTTTGTTCTCcagaaaatctgttttgttgaaccataTTTTTTACTGCAGGTACATTACCATAATAGAATTTACAATAGAATTAAAAACAGAGCACaaactattatatataactGCTATTTATTGTCAGATGCAATAATCATACTCAACATCTGAAATTACTGCATACAACTCAGATTCACGAAGTAGTTTTCTTAAAAACTATGACAGTTACAAGATTACCAGGGAAGAAGCTTGTCTcttgtgttttttcattgttaacTTTCCTCAGGCAAACACAACATTAAGGGACAATTGGCACAAGCTGTGTTATTGACACCTTTCTGTGGCTAAAACAGattacatatactgtattataatttttaacataCCTTCTGATGATCATGTGCTTTTATTTCACACTATAACTTTATTTAGTCGTTTGTTTACTGGTTGGAATGTATgctataattaatatttggtGAGAAGAAAAACCATAGGCCTGGCAACCCTGGCTTGACCTGCAGGTGATTCATAGGGTCAAACAGAAGACGCAGTTCAATCAATTTTTCAAAAacgcaaaaaaacaaacttgtcaATGACAATAAGGGGTGTGTCTGCTCACGATTATGTGGAAGAGAGAGCGTTCAGGGCAAACATTAGCCATACTGAGTGACAAAAAGATAGAGATGGtggattaaaaacaaaaaacaaaagagaaaaacatctgTGGAACGATAAGCGGGAAATAGGACTCGTGTAAACATGGAATCAGCGCTGGAGAGAACTCAAGATACATTTTCTTCACACTACTTTTCTAGCCTCTTTTAATTGACGGGACATAATAGGCACAACTGTATTATCGATGGCCGATAGCACAGATAATGGCTTTTATCGGCCAATACAATTAATGGCCAACAAACTGGTCTTTCTCTATTTGGCACCTTTAAGTAAATATGATTTTGAATGTGTTCATTCTGTAAAACTGTACCAGCCCAAACTGTGATAAAGTTGTAGGAGCACGGGGCGAGGGTTATCCTGACCTCTGCGTGGCGGGTGTGAATGTCCAGAATGTCTCTCTTGGTCACAGACCAGTGGAAGGTCAGTCCAGGAAGAGCGTTCCCGAAGGAGAAGGGTGTCTGGCTGCTGGTCAGGCCCATCACATACACCGGCATCTGCAGCACCAAACCTTCATCACAACCTTAACATACTCACAGTACTCTACACTAGGGGTGTGTGATATCGACCAAAAATACTAGTTCAATATTTTGCTGAGTGTGTTCATAGTGCTGATATTCTTCATAATCTGTGTGGAGGTTAGTTCACACTGATTGGAATGAAACTTCTTCAGTAAGTTTTTTACAAAAgtaaagatttttacattttatgtgtatttttaccgttataaatgcttttttttcctaaaactGCTCATTATCTTTTGATTCTAATTTCCAACTTTATACACGCTGCACTTTCAAATTTCATATTCAGACTTTTCATAGTTTTAAGTGTTACACACAgcaagctcattttcaaaaatccataaaatgttgaatactgatattagatattatttaaataataaaaagagcagCAAGTTACTGTTAATGCGTGAATCATTTAACCATTCAAGAAATCACACATTGCTAGCAACATTTATGGTCTTATAGCGCACgtgtatgtataaattaaagttaaagtatatatataaaaaacacccCTACTCTACACAGATAAAAACTGAACTCAAACTCGTTTACCAGCGTCCCCGTCTTCATTCTGGTGATGGGAGCCCGGATCCTGATGGCCTTCAGCTGGACCACTTCCACATCCACTTGATCCTGTAAGAGACTCTGATTAAGTCACTCATCACACACATTAATGCTCTTCCTGTCTGCGGAGCATCACCTTCGACACCACCACCAGTTTGCCGGTTTCTGTGTCGACCGCCTGGACCACGCCGGTCACGCTCATGTTGCCCACAGACAGACCCTTGACGTGCCCCAGAGAGCTGACAGAGGCGATGTTCTCGTGGGACAGAGAGAAGAGGATGTTGGACTGGGGTTGGGGCCTCCCTCTGATGTGATCTACAAATGAATAGATGCAAGGCTTCCAGTCAGTCCATCTCTAATCACACACTTCATAGACACTTCCATGTGTTTTACGTTCACTTGATTTGTGACAGCACACGAAAACAATTCTCACTATTTAGTTAATATGCGTATTACTAGGATGTTGGCTGTTTAATAGTATCATAAAGCACATATCAGAACAATAGCAAACAGCATTAGCAAAACAATAAAGTTGGTAGGCGTCGTGTCATAGTGACAAAGGACAAAACTGataaaactattacatttaattgttatttttaaaaatgcatgtggtaaaacaaaaagatcaaataatAGGTTTTGTGTGTTGATATGTTCACTCACATCAGACTagacaagaggaaaaacaccTCAGGTGTGTAGGAAAAGAAGGATTAGTTACCTGCATCATTGCTCCGACTATTAGAGTGACTTTCCTAGGCAATAGCCTGAAGGGAGGAAATACCTACAGatccccaaaaaaacaaacaaacattaaaaaaaggcacCCATTATGTCATTTGAATTTTCAGTAGCTTACATTGTCTTTTgggattaattttatttttattttttgttattattgtttcttttatttacatgcagCCATTAAGTACTACAGCTGTATAGTGAATATTGATATACAAATTATTCCACattagaaaataaacataaaaacccAGTATGGTCTGACACCCAGAACCAGTTAACAGCATTGACTGCTGACTGGGTTTTGAAGATTAGACCAAAAGTAAATCTTCTTACAGGATCTGGAGCTAATACTCCTAGTGTAAAGATTTAGTTCCCCAAATGATATtgcaaaaaacatattatacCTATCTATACCTAATCTATACACATTAAGCTTGGCGCAAAGCATTCATAAAGCTGTAAATGATGGCACAGGAGAGGCTCACTTCGATTTGCTGGGGTGCAGAGGTGATTTTTCTGCCATTCTTGTCTATGACAACAGCAGACACGCTAGTTTGTCCGATCACCAGACCTTTGACCAGAAATGTGTCCGTATCTTCCTCTGACGAATCAGGCAGAGCTCTGACAAACAGCAGAGGTGTATTAGCTCTCTCAGACAGCAGAAGATTAAGCTCTAGATTAATCTAGAGAGGATAACTCACTGAAGGGATATAATGGAGGACGCTGCCCTCAGCTTCAGGTCCATGACAGAGAAATATCGGGACAGGAAAGGCTTCTTGTTGCCATCCAAAACCCGAACATATGCTTTCACCGACTTGCCGATCTCCACCTGAAACGAATGTGTCATcaggattttatttttgattaagcattcataaaatgcatggaatttcaaaactgatttgtttttggGAAGGTTTTGAAATCGTTATTTTAACATATGAAcgtttattgtttttggttgTCACCAACCTTGTCGACCACTCGCACATAAACCTCCAGAATATCAGAGATGTGAACTGTTGCCGTAGCAGGAGAAGGGAAGGTCAAGCAGAGGTCATGAACCATCACCTGCAGGACCCCCGCCTGAGCCGGGACCACCTGAGCCACAACCAAATGAGATTACATTCAGACTAAACCACAAGAAACACGTAATTAACCAATGATATAGTGTAGACAGCTGTGAGGCTCAACAAAAGTCCACTCAAATCATTGCTAGTAGCagtaagtgtattttttttttcattttagcacACAAATATAACAGACAACAATCACCAGCCTTAACAGTGACtagaaatattagaaaatatggGTGTGTATGGATTTTTGCAATACTTTGTTGAAATAACGCTCCAggttcaacaaataaaacctttttgaCAGATTGTGGCATTAATgtccattttaaaagaaaatacattcaatagatatatatatgcaattcattattattacagatcattcactacatttaaacattcatcTTATTCAAAAGGAAAGAACATCAGAAAgaaattgttttcataaaaatacaaaggattttattgtatttttcacaaaatgaaaaGCAGACATTTTTCAAGtctactgaaaaaataaatcctttgCTGTATTATAAAGTAGAGCTTTATGGGTCTTCTACACTAGTTTAATAGATTAGATTGAATATACTGATTAGTTACAGGTCTATGATCCCTTAAATCTCTGACAACACATGTGCTTTGCTTTTCTCCCTAAAATAAGGATCAAATTTGTACCCCACCACTGCAAAAAATGAGCTATTTCAGATTTTCTTGGTTACCTGAGCAATTCCCTGGGACTCCTGGAACATGACGTCTGCAATTCCTTGGACACTCGCATTGACGTAGAAATAACCCGAACCCTGCTGCAGGACCAGATCGGCCTGTAGAGGAGAAGACAGgagtgtcacacacacacacacacacacacacacacacacacacacacacacacacacacacacacacctgacgaACACTGCGAGACCATCAGATCTATCAGGAAGGTGTGTGAGCTTACCATCACATCAGGATGGTTGTATATGGTGATGGTGTCAGGGGTCACCCTCACGTCCTCCACTAACAGCAGGTCAAGAGTGGCAAAGACGGGGCTCAGAGGATCaaactaacacacacaaacacagcttaCATCAGTCAGGTCTCAACTACACACAGCACCTCAATAATGACTGAAAATCTCACAATAtgataatattacaatataaagtcCACAATACgatatttatagaattataaaaaaaaaaaatcagacaaattaaaaattaggaAAAACTAGTCACACTAGTGTTTTAGGAAGCCAAACAGATCAGAATATAATACAAATGCTGTATTATTGTAATTCCTATGACAGCAATAGAACAATTGCactgtaaaatacacaaaaatttacatttcacagttatattatttttgcttcGCATTACAGCAAGGAACTTACCATACTTCTTTCCTATTTTCTACACTCAAGggatattttgaatttggactgcattTAAACAGCTAGCTGTTGATTCATACTGCgctttaagaattttttttttgacgaaaACAGCAGGagtttttatttgaactgaAAACTTCAGCTTTGAAACCAggtttacaaaaacattcattagtTTCCAAATGCAAGCTAAGCTCAATGCAATAAATGAGTTCACTGAGTTCATTCAGTGTGAACGGAGCCTTTCTGAGGAGCAGAAAACATCGGATCATGAGCTGAACTTGATGAAGTCATACCGTGCtttcagttttagttcatttgaCAGATACTGTACCAAAGAATAATGGCCCAAAACACaactttaaatagaaaaaaaaaaaaaaagacatttttttgcCCAGAAGACCTATCATTATTTCATGTGGCCAGCTTTGCTATTGTTATACCATGATTATCTTGATAATATTGGTCctcatataatattattttaatatttaaaaaatgtcctcGTAATTATTGTTAATGCAGCGACATGCTTATATGATTAGCACAGGAATACGATTCTATACATGGCACTAGTGTGTGTCCATAAAAACGAGCTGCTGTCCATAAAgtctttcaaaataattttagcCTTTGTTAGAAAGTAGCTGGCAAGGTGTCTGAACAGAGCCGTCATTTGAGACAACACCATTTCAGCTTCCTGTGTGGGTTAGTTGTGTTGTTAGCAACAGTAACTGTAGTGATTGTGTGGTTAGAGAGCATCGTCCCGCTGAGGAAGCGAAAGTACTTGTTCTCCAAAAATGGTGGGCAGCCACTCCCTGAGCCTCAGGCAGTGTTCATGTTTGGTTTGATGCCTAATCTAAACCAAAGACTAGACTACTAGACAAACCAACTAGTCAACTATATGTAATTGGTTGCTGGCTGACTATTGTAGTCATAATAGTGAATCGAGTTATAAAGAGttctggaacaggaagtaaatCCCATTATTCACTTATTCCATACCGTTCGATACAATTTCAATATTGCACCATAAAGCTAGATCAGTTCAATAGTGCACCCAATCAGTTCAATAATGAACAATACCAGTTCAAAAGTGCACCGTATCAATTCAATGATGCACTAGTTCAGCCACGAGTGACTCTCAAACACTAATCCATGCATCAGGGCTAAAGCTGTCGCAGAGACGTTACACTTTAATTATACATGTCATATCGACATAAATATTCTTCAGGTTTGCAATGGCtatcaggagaaaaaaaaaataaaaatagcactaCACTACTTCATGGCTTTTCAGCTTTTCATGGGATGCTACAGATGAACTCACTCCACTCAGAACGGCTGCTGCCTCTAGGTGAGATGTTTGATAGCCGACTGCGGTCACAGTGATGGCCGCCACACCTGATTCACGATGGACAAGAACCATCTGATGACCTGTGGAAAACATcacacaataaacaataaatatgcagTTTCAGATGTATAACCTGGTGATGAGCCAAATACTGATAAGACAATGGCAACAATgatagttttaatataatagttatcattggcaaaaaataaaaacaagcattgtCACcagttttaattttgaaaaacctGTTGATTTTTGCGATTTACCTGATGTTGCACTACATAGTGAggctcttttaaatgtatttggttCCACAGTGTTTGCTAAACCTTCTGTAATTTATTAGTCAATACATAATACAGCATGTGGTGTATGCCAcatcttatcttttttttattaaataaaattttaatgccATGCcttttttaagtatttgtttTAGTCTTAGAATGTGAAAGGTAAATGTAACTGCAACAGACAATTAAGTATTTGTCTGTTAAGTTGCTAAAATAACATCTATTCCTGATACACActtatattttatctttctcAATGGTTTACAGTAATCAGCAAGATGTACCGTGgagttttttctgtttgttgtcATCCTCGTGTGTGTGTAGCTGCATGGGCATGGTTGGTTCGATGCTCGCCAGGGAAACTTTGGAGGACTCCCAGATCATACTCAAAGAGCTGAAGTTATCAAACTTCCTGCCCTGCTGGTCAAAGGCTGACACATCCAGCTCGGGGTTGTGATAATTGGAAACTGGCACCTACAGAACAAGCACAAACGCTCCTGAACTTCCTGTCCTAATAAGACTACCTCTATGTCTGTGAGTTTGAGCGCTCACCACTTGTTTGTTCTGCTGCAGCAGAGGGCAGGACACATCCAGCTGAGGGTTCAGGTAGATGGGTGTCAGAGTGAGACGTGACGGAGGTGCACACACAAACTTCACCACAGCTGGCTCCACAGCAGGGAAGGGGTTCGTCACAGTGGGCTGGTTTCCAACAGTCACTGCTAAGACCTGCCCAATCACAATTATTGACTGAATATGACAACAACTAAAAAGTAAATTTGACACAGGACTAAGACTACATTCAAAATGGC includes these proteins:
- the nup210 gene encoding nuclear pore membrane glycoprotein 210, whose amino-acid sequence is MVNARALFILTFICGLTDAAKLNIPKVLLPLARSTKINFTLEATEGCYRWSSNRPEVASIEALDVDERQCSHKAVLQARSTQPSRLTSIILAEDILTGQVLRCDAIVDVISEIQIVSTTRELHLEDSPLELKIHALDSEGNTFSTLASLLFEWTIVKDAEMAGFPDSYNTLRVLRFAESAYTPPAYISEMERVGHQGDIILVSGIKTGHAKLKAKIQEAIYKDVGAAEVRLLILENILLSPAYDIYLLAGTSIKYKVQKIRQGKITELSMPCDQYELHLQNSVVAPEGKPDAPVAALDRSSSTVLGLQHGHTNIVLDHKSLGMQGALRLPNSTIYVVEPGYLAFKIHPEDRWVLETARKYEIFIEVFDKSGHKIYLSDNIRIEATFPTEYFEVLDSSVNGSYHHVKALKRGQTIIDGTLKAVVDQTGSVHALSVPVRNEQDVEIYDPIVLTPAILTFPWQPKEGAYQYTIKATGGSGNFSWSSNNLAVATVTVRGMMTTVRDVGVSVIYAHDMRNPLHYGDMKVYVIEPVGMEFSPCVVEARVGLSLDLPLRIFGQLAGERVTLSDCSHFDMQVDMENHGVFQLMEGRLPPGQGYCSGVRVKALTSTYTNLLVSYTHSNVHLSAKITVAAYPPLRPIDPVSVAVVTLGSSKDMTFEGGPRPWVLEPSRFFRNLTAEDHSSVALSLYGPASRTYSRHLVRATCQALGEQVLAVTVGNQPTVTNPFPAVEPAVVKFVCAPPSRLTLTPIYLNPQLDVSCPLLQQNKQVVPVSNYHNPELDVSAFDQQGRKFDNFSSLSMIWESSKVSLASIEPTMPMQLHTHEDDNKQKKLHGHQMVLVHRESGVAAITVTAVGYQTSHLEAAAVLSGFDPLSPVFATLDLLLVEDVRVTPDTITIYNHPDVMADLVLQQGSGYFYVNASVQGIADVMFQESQGIAQVVPAQAGVLQVMVHDLCLTFPSPATATVHISDILEVYVRVVDKVEIGKSVKAYVRVLDGNKKPFLSRYFSVMDLKLRAASSIISLQALPDSSEEDTDTFLVKGLVIGQTSVSAVVIDKNGRKITSAPQQIEVFPPFRLLPRKVTLIVGAMMQVTNPSFPTHLRGRPQPQSNILFSLSHENIASVSSLGHVKGLSVGNMSVTGVVQAVDTETGKLVVVSKDQVDVEVVQLKAIRIRAPITRMKTGTLMPVYVMGLTSSQTPFSFGNALPGLTFHWSVTKRDILDIHTRHAEASVQLSAEHNFAMSVFGRSKGRTGLRVVVKSGDLLAGHLQDGALELHDEIQIQVYEKLQLLNPEVQAEEILMSPNSLLKLQTNRDGLGSLSYRVLDCPDRAALVQVDDKGHLTSGSLTGTASLQISSQETFGVNQTIIVAVKVVTVSYLRLSTSPVVHTSNRESVSAIPLGAVLTFTVHFHDSTGETLHSHNSLLSFSTNRDDLVQVGKGSSNGSLTVRTVNVGLTLLGVWDSEQTGLADFLALPVQHAIYPAEAQRLVVGDVVCFSAQFVNQEGVSGVWSSSSSALLEIDPRTGAAVARDKGSVTVYYEIPGQLRTYREVLIEGASQTSVMIPAVKKDRDSKVLMSTRATGSNLIGSCSSSQSDSMALLHPESSISCQLHFTSSGVDFSAHDVYHTHTAFDASTGFYSCSLSFKPMSDQQVKVLSLSMTEVEVKAGVQGSVFSGEQISARLPVSPGIYADQTDIILSNQQPSAELTIYGPTAVLQQLDVKSSSPVIVIEEKEVSLSYVRYAVSVLRPLGSLTASVSVSSASSAQVLHVPVTVMHLAASSSSVQAHVVDGADGPSILQQFIDSYQVMFFTLFSLLAATAVIIIVCHALFSPKDPVSHPAFIQKTPPPAGVAKLTESPFSNSMSSDLKASPRLRLYSPDYNSR